DNA from Methanomassiliicoccales archaeon:
CGACTGCGGGGAGGAGACTCTGCACGAGGTTCTCAAAGGCAGACTAGGCAAGGACGGGGACACCTTGGAAGGTACCCTGCGCTGCCATCAATGTCAGCGGGTGCACAACGCCGTGGTCCGAGAGGCCAAGACGATCATGGTTCCGGTCATCGTCAGCGACCAAGGGGAGTCGAGGAAGGCGCAACTGGAGCTGCCGGAGGATGAGATAATATGTCTGGAGGACGAGCTGGTGCTGGACGACCTCCCTATCATCATATCCTCCCTGGAGAAGGGAGGGGCACGGGTGACCAAGGCCAAGGTCAAGGACATA
Protein-coding regions in this window:
- a CDS encoding HVO_0476 family zinc finger protein, producing the protein MSIPNAIYAECPDCGEETLHEVLKGRLGKDGDTLEGTLRCHQCQRVHNAVVREAKTIMVPVIVSDQGESRKAQLELPEDEIICLEDELVLDDLPIIISSLEKGGARVTKAKVKDITTIWAKRFDRVWVKVSINDVHKTIPTEITALPDEEFSVGDLMTVGRYNVVIMHIKALDGMVRHGSVPARDIVRIYAKKARMTNS